TTTGGATACATTGTGAAattacaaataatacaaaagatCTCCCACTATTATTAAAAACAGttattatataaatattgcttTTTTTCAGTCACAGCAACAATAGCCCATACAGGAAACACTGTTACAGTAAACTTAGAATCCTTTGCATAAAAGAGGAGAAAAAGCTCATTCAAGAGAAAAGTCCACCATCAATTTTGAACACACAAATATGCAAGACACTTACAAATTCTGAAAGAGTAAGTTAGCCTGACAGGAACATTCTGCACACATCACAAAAGTGGCATTAAGAGGATTATTGCATTGAAGAGATACATATCATAGCAAAGGACAAACCCATACTTAGGATACTAGCACACAAGGATaaaaaaaacacatcatggacacTGAATGTTCTTAGATTAGGCAAATTAAGTTTCAGTTACAATAAATGCAGAAGATTAATTATGTTATCTTTATTGCACATAACAGActttttcttgtttataatgtgtAACAGGCTATATGAAGTGCAAATTAATGTAAATCTAGAATATTAAATTTTTCCTGATTTAAAACAGCCTTAATGCAACAATTATAGGGTTGCCCccagttttgtgtcttttttgtttttaattgctatGCTTAATAACATACATAACTCTTCAGTTAGGTTTAGATATTCACACCTCAGGCCCAGACTCAGTGAAGCACTCACACCCATGCCTGAATGctctgctgaatcaaggcctcaATGAATGAAGTGGGTTAAGAGTATGTTCCTACTTTACTGCAGCTGCCATTGTTTGATTGAAGAGAACTTTCTGCAAGGCTAGATTAATGAGACCACAGGGCAAGAATATATGTTGAAAATTACtatttttgcaacagaaaagattagatttgttttaaatgagagCTTTGAATTTGTATGAAGACCTTAAAATGGCaggatatttgattttttttttttgcacatatGATTTGCCTGGCCTAGGTTAAGGTGAGCTTTTTTGATTTTTGGGGAAATGTGTgcagtgaggggggaggggggaattcttCCTTGCGTTTCAAAACCTCTCATAAAATTCAGGAGTAGGCTGAAAGCAACAGCTCCTGTGTCTGTCAGGCCAGGTATGGTGAATGTACAATGATATAACGAAATAGGCCTTCATTTGGTTCTGCAAAAGCAAATAGGGAAAGCTTcagtgtaggaaaaaaaaaagtattctagAGAAATGAATATCTAAAAAAGATTATAAAAAATCTTTTTGCAACCTTATCCATActttattacaaaacaaaaaggatagtgtacatttaaaataatgtgcAAAACTCAAATAGCAAATTAAGGCACTTTTATGTTTTAATGCTTCAAGTacttcactgtgcattgtgtaataAGTTGCATAGGAAGAACCACAACAGTGCTCCGTGTAAAcgtctctctttcaccaacagaagttggtccaataaaagatattacctcacccaccttgtctgtctaatatactgggaccaacatggccacaacaacactgcaaacaacagtgCTTAAAAGCAGCTGATGCACTAACTTGCTCCACCTAGCTGCAGCCATTCATTTGAAGAAAGGGTGTGATGTCTGAGGCCCAGGAGGCTAACATCTATCTTTTTCCATCTGGTTGAGGTTATATGTTATCGTTTGGCTATCCATGTCATTTTTCAGTCAGATGTCCCTGGCTGGAGAGATTGCCAAACACAAGTTTGAGCTTGGACCTGATTTCAGAGCAGAAGAGTGCCCCCCcctccacatttatttttcagaaggaGCTCTTTAAGCAGTGTTCTTTTCGGTAGCAAGAGTCTTTAGAACAACCAGACCCATTGAGTTACGAGGATACTGATCTAGTAGAGGATGTGAAAGTGCAGCAGAATGACTGAAAACTAGAAGAAGTTAACAAGAGTTATCCACATGCTGGTGATAATATCCACATATTATCACCTAGGAGGCAGAGAGAACAACACAGTCTTATGTTTGCTGGCCTGAGTTGTAGTAGTCTTCAGTAGAACCACTGTTTGAGTATTGCCTTCTCTCAATTTGAGATTTGTTTTCCAGTGGCTACCATTACAACATTGGTTTGCAAGGAAGCATTGGATATGGGCACAGTGGGCTCTTCTCATCTTTCAAGTTGAGTGGACAGTGCTCACCTCTCTATGCTCCAACGTGGCCTCATGACTGCAGAGATATTCTTCTCAGTCAACGGTGGAGATGCTTGCATTACGATATTTGACTCACACTTTGCCTCCCTGGAGGCAATCAAgaagttctgtttctttctcatGTTTTCTATAAATGCTCTAAGGTAGAAAAACTCCATTCTCAAGAAGTTTTCCTTCATCCAGTCACTGGAAGCCTTTGTTCTCCTGAGCAGCTGATCAAACATTCCACTCTTCTTGCAACTGGATGACAGTTTGGGGTTGATGGGCTTTGACCGTGCAAAAAGGATCCGGAATTCCAGGTCAAAGTGTGCAACTGCTGGGCCCGACAGAATCAAGATGTTACTGCTGCTTAGTTTCCCATCAGTCCATGTGAAACTTAATAATGAGAAAATTCACAATGATGTTAATTTATTACAATAAATAATACACCCACACAAAGGTTGAAATAGTGCCAATACATGTTCTCTTTCAATACAAGAAACTAGATTGTTATTGTATTACGGATAGTTAGCAACATAATTTTTAGTGCAAACATCACATACGATCAACAGCTCACAAGAAAAACAGTTTTGTACTGTTACCCTTCACCCCACAATCCAAGGAAGTCATAGGAGACAAGGACATGAAAAGAAATAGGGTACTTGCCTGTAGGAACCTGTTGTCACTCTTATGCCGTCAACCAAGATAAACTTTTCTTGGACCCTCCCCACAATTTTGACTCCTGACCTTGTGCAATAAGTGTTTCCTGATATAGTTCGAACTCTCATCAGCTGTTtgaaagaaggggagggggggaaacaccCTTATTTAAGTTTTGACATATCAAAAGAAAATGATTCTACCTAAGAGGGAAACTTACAAACGTTAACGATAAAAGAGTGTCCGAAGACCACTGCTGATCAGCTAACACAGGATGTTGCTGAGTGGCATAAGATTCACTCTCCTAAGGAGTCAAATGACCATTCTAAGGGGTTCTTGTGGCTTAGGGAGCAAAACATTAAGTCAAAATTTGAACTAGAATTTAGTCTCCCTCTTTGTAAAGCAGTGAGTCTTGATGCCGTTGGGCTAACAAGACCACTCAATGTATTTGTCCTTAAGGGAATAAAAAATGGACTAAACTGAACTGAACCCTCCTTTGTGTCCTTACAAAAGAGTGACTAAAATATAGTGGATTATGTGTTTACACAGTACGAGTCTCCTCCCGCTTTAAATAATTTATGTTTGTGGGAAGAGAACCTCTCTTTCAACAGATTTCCTAGAAGAAGGAAGAGAACTTTAATCAACTGGGCCAGAAACATTAAGACATTCATCAGAAAAGATTCCCATTCTAAGGAAAGTCAATTTACTTTAAGAGATGGCCAGAAAATTAAGGTTCAAGCTACAGatatttaaacaaagaaaagagtGTCTGCAGTGCTTTCAGCAATCCCATAACAAGTGTTAAAGACAAAACAATCACTTCAATGTAATACATGGGTGTTAGTGCACCTCTAAAGACATCATCGTTTGTGCAGTTAATGCCTTCTTTTTCAAAATCAGTTAAAACTTACAAAAAAGAGCAAGAGCTACACAAATCATATTTCTTTTGAAAACTCAAATGTTATGGTTGCAACAGGGCCAATAACCAATTGTTTCTTGCCATAAGTATCACAGTGCCTACCTTCTCCTGCTCAGGATCAACTCCTAGGTTTCTGCACATTTTCAGAAAGTGGGGAAATGAAGCACGATCTAAAAGGATGTACACGCTAACTTTCCGCTTGCTACAGGCTTCCTGAAGGTCTTTGAAGATATCAATGTCTGTGAAGGTATCCATAACCACAGCaataacctgaaaaaaaaatacagaagaaacCATTAGTTCAAGAAAATCTTGTGACCTATGTCTTATTTTTCTCAGCACCCCAGGGAAGATTTAGAAAGGGCAGAGGGGTGTATGAATCAATTTAGCTTCCAAATTAAGTAGTTCCCTGGTTGATTTCCTTTTATCGATACCATATTCTCTAGACAAGTTTCCATTTTCCTTGctacttttttttaagtgttattTCATTGTGGCATAGTCAACATATTCTGTCATTCTTAGCAGCATTCCATAAGTGTCTCAAGTACTGGATAATTTAGATATGCAATATTGTAGCCGCATCAGcccctggatattagagagacaaggtggatggcGTAATATCTTATTGAATCAACTTGTTGATGACGGACAAATCCCTGGCTGAACCAGAGCAGCATATGCAGGCTCTACAGTGGGAAGGCTTTTTATATTGCTCTGTATCAGAGGTGAGAGAGGACACCATGAAAGGGTAAGGGAATGAGTTTAAGTTAAGCTAACAGCACTTCAAAGGGAAAAATACATGGGTATTGCAGGTGTACTATACCTCTATATTAGGTGTCAAATATGTTGCTTCACAGTACACCTAAGGTATATGGATACCCATTGTAATCAATCTTTGCATATCATCGCTTCCACAAAGTCATATACAGTACAATGGAAAAACAGATATTGAACTCGTAGGATGATAGgagcctgcttcttatttattcTGTCTTTGACACTTACCATTTGATAATACATACAAAGAAATGCATACATCTAAGATTCTTTGCTACTCCATCCACATGGTTTCCTTTTGTACACCTGGAATTACAATAGCAGGAACTAGAGAGTCTGTGAATAGGGGCTACATCTCTTTGGTTCATAGGGTGCAAATGACATAATTAAATAGCTGAAGGCAGGTAAGTGAATTGGGAAAGAGAGATTGTTGGCTGTCAGTCCTTTCTGCCAATGGATAAGTTACTCAGGAAAAGGAATCTTATATACATTCAAAATCAAGTACTGAATCATCGCTTATCAGGGAACACTATCTCCGTTTGTCATTTGCTCAGTAGCATCTGTTTAATTATATTTGTATTCTATGTTCCCTCTTTTGTATTGAATGACTTCACCCTCAAGGTTAAGCCACACAGGTCTTAAGGTTCCTTCATTTCCCCCACCTCTAAATTGATCCCAAGACCCACCAGGGCAGTCAGAGACCACAGACTACTCTCCAACACCAGATGAGTGGGCTACTAAGAAGCTTacttagaaactttttttttttttttttaaaaagataagtgTTTCACCACCAGCCTTCCGTAATCAAATAGTTGACCTTTGATACCATTCAGCCACTTAATAAACTGGGATATGGGAACGGGGAGTAAATATCCAGTCCAAAACAGAACTTTGGCAAGATGGTTAATTCTTAGCTTGAAGTTTCTTACACTGAAGTACCCCAAGTTGTAGATGCAACACAAATGCAAGCCATTTTGATAGACACATCCTAAATCAGAGATTGTGGGATTGTGTCCTCTTCCTGCAAATGTATTGCTTGAAGAGAAGGATTGCTTCAGTCCCAAAACGTGGAAAGGATCACTGACTTCACCAGTATTATCTGCAAAGGGTTTGAGTATGCAAGGAAAAGAAACTTCTCATTGCAGCAAATATCTTCACTGATGTGAATTGGTTTCCCCTTTACTATCATTTCTTTAGATTAGAAGAAATTCTGAGGATCCTCACCGTATTGtcattagtagggctgtcaagtgattaaaaaaaatgaatcacaattaattgcatgattaaaaaattgtgattaaataccatttatttacatatttttggattttttctacattttcaaatatattgatttcaattataacagaacagagtacagtgctcactttatttttgattacaaaattttcaattcacctcatacaagtactgtagtgcaatctctttttcgtgaaagttgaacttacaaacatagaattatgtacaaaaaataactgcattaaaaataaaacaatgtaaaactttagagactacaagtccacggaatcctacttcttgttcagccagtcactcagacaaacaagtttgtttacatttgcaggagataatgctgcctgcttcttgttcacaatgtcacctgaaagtgagaacaggcattcgcatggcattgttggagccggcatcgcaagatatttatgtgtcagataagctaaagattcatatgtcccttcatgcttcatccatcattccagaggacatgcgtccatgctgatgatgagttctgctcgataacaatccaaagcagtgcagaccgacacatgttcactttcatcatctgagttagatgccaccagcagaaggttgattttctttttttgtggttcaAGTtatgtagtttccgcatcggagtgttgctcttttaagacctctgaaagcatgctccacaccttgtcccgctcagattttggaaggcacttcagatcctTAAACTTTGGGTTGCGTGCTGTAGCTATCTGTAGAAATCTCATCTtgtactttctttgcattttgtcaaatctgcagtgaaagtgttcttaaaatgaacaacatacgCTGgttcatcatccgagactgctatgacatgaaatatattgcagaatgcaggtaaaacagcaggagacatactattctcgcCCCAGCGAGCTTAGTcagaatttaattaatgcattttttttaaacgagtgtcaccagcatggaagcatctcctctggaatggtgaacgaagcatgaaggggcatatgaatgtttagtatatctgacatgtaaataccttgcaatgccggctacaaaagtgtcatgtgaacgcctgttctctctttcaggtgagaTTATaaataagcaggcagcattatctcccaaaaatgtaaacaatcttgtatgtcttagcgattggctgaacaagaagtaggactgagtggacttacaggCTTTAAAGTTtcccattgttttgtttttgagtgcagttatgtaacaaccaaacaaaaaatacatttgtaaattgcactttcacaataaagagattgcattatggtgcttgtatgaggtgaattgaaaaatactattctctttttttataatttttacagtgaaaatatttgtaatcaaaataatataaagtgagcactttacactgtattctgtgttgtatttaaaataaatatatttgaaaatgtagaaaaaaatcaaaaatatttaatcaacttcaattggtattctattgtttaacaatgtgattaaaactgcaattattcatgattaatatttttgagttaatcgcgtgagttaactgtgattaattgacagccctagtcatTAGGGATCCCACAACATCTTgaacaaaggaagcattattagTCTAGATGGCCTGGCCAAGATCCAGCTTGGATAATTACACTCTGCCTTCATAGCTGGTATCATAGGGATAAAATCTAAGTAGAGATGTTCTTCAGTTCTCTTCTGAAAAACTTAAGTGGGACTAACCtaagtcagcctcacttcagtccccagcaaaatcatggagcaggtcctcaaggaatccagtttgaagcacttggaggagaggaaggtgatcaggaacagtcagcatggattcaccaagggcaagtcatgcctgaccaacctgattgccttctatgatgagataactggctctgtggatatggggaaagtggtggatgtgatatatcttgactttagcaaagcttttgatacagtctcccacggtattcttgccagcaagttaaagaagtatggattggatgaatggactataaggtggatagaaagctggctagattgtcgggctcaacgggtagtgatcaacggctcgatgtctagttgatAGCCGGcattaagtggagtgccccaggggtctgtcctggggccggttttgttcaacatctttattaatgatctggatgatgggatgaattgcaccctcagtaagttcgcagatgacactaaactggggggagaagtagatatgctggagggtagggatagggtccagagtgacctagacaaattgaaggtttgggccaaaagaaatctgatgaggttcaacaaagacaagtgcagagtcctgcacttaggaaggaagaatcctatgcactgctacaggctggggactgactagctaagcagcagttctacagaaaaggacctggggatt
This portion of the Chelonia mydas isolate rCheMyd1 chromosome 13, rCheMyd1.pri.v2, whole genome shotgun sequence genome encodes:
- the LOC102943699 gene encoding protein FAM83D-A isoform X2; this translates as MANQSQCLEDAPGRWPRGEPSSPELYSEAQRLALEELVAGGRAAFRAFLRREKVPGFLSEPEIQAVLQAAAPPAGAENGAAEPSLSASLDCSSLTYFPEQSDVEPPVLELGWPAFSRGSYRGLTRVEALFQPSFGETIYSCKEAVRRQIRSAREVIAVVMDTFTDIDIFKDLQEACSKRKVSVYILLDRASFPHFLKMCRNLGVDPEQEKLMRVRTISGNTYCTRSGVKIVGRVQEKFILVDGIRVTTGSYSFTWTDGKLSSSNILILSGPAVAHFDLEFRILFARSKPINPKLSSSCKKSGMFDQLLRRTKASSDWMKENFLRMEFFYLRAFIENMRKKQNFLIASREAKCESNIVMQASPPLTEKNISAVMRPRWSIER